From one Cupriavidus sp. P-10 genomic stretch:
- a CDS encoding non-ribosomal peptide synthetase: protein MPEMHDAWTPTPEQQAAWLQWRSAPVPHAHAARIALRCQPEPAAVDAALAVLRGRHDVLCMAYVDDGSQLVACVPQSGNGGAATVFVAEGDALVLPALNPAEGDVLRACLCPLATGGATLWLLVSPLAADRNSVLRLAETVRAALEAPAADDAELPLQYAQYADWQQGARLGEDGTGNAGRDYWQAQAAGLPTPLRMPDALAAASAPATATPADSWRHTLHAAHRHALAVAARELGATPERVLQAAWWTLLARLCAQPAFSATWLHDCRRDYDVMAGAAGVFVKALPLRVQWEDETSLRSHWQAWLPTLDGHAAWQEAWLPGDAGPRIGFAVAPLPADGIALASPAWPGFDLVCEALDDGQGMAALALHAHAGALHPRVAPWLLSHLAALIGTLPAALDASLPSLWWPADDTLRVPQCWTSEKPANAGDSLLDRIAMHAHRTPTAPALDAADLVLDFAGLQRTVHAAAQRLRALGVGPGTRVALALPRSGGLVASLLAVWAAGGAYVPLDPAWPQARRRSVLAQAAPVVTIAQQASPDDDSLVSADALLATVAAAEDAVTVTPDAAAYVLFTSGSTGEPKGVVIGHAQISHYTAAVCDALSLSSCQRFGLTSSVAADLGNTTLFAALWQGGCLVVASDDDMAHPAAFARYLRGRAVDAIKIVPSHLAALLETESPAVPSTVILGGEPLPASLVDTLRSHAPACRIFNHYGPTETTVGVMVHALGADVPAWPAGMAPLSRALGATRVRVLDDALRPVPAGVAGQLYVGGPQLAHGYLGRADLDAAAFVDDPFVAGERLYRTGDLARATPAGLQLLGRADQQVKIRGIRVEPAEVEAALLAQPAVAQAAVSAVAGPAGEAVLCAFLVPAAGCTIDAAALRHTLAAMLPDAMVPARFVPLPALPRLPNGKTDRVALRELVPADRAPAPAAAPAADAVEALVCALMAELLEQSQVDAHADFFALGGHSLLVIKLVARLRRRLQVEIAPGVVFDHPTAHALAAAVRQEAADSDLDALAHTALAAVPQAPAAVPAAVPAAAPV from the coding sequence ATGCCTGAGATGCACGACGCCTGGACCCCGACCCCCGAGCAACAGGCCGCCTGGCTGCAATGGCGCAGCGCGCCGGTGCCGCATGCGCATGCGGCGCGCATCGCGTTGCGGTGCCAGCCCGAGCCTGCGGCGGTAGACGCCGCGCTGGCCGTGCTGCGCGGGCGCCACGACGTGCTGTGCATGGCCTACGTCGACGATGGCAGCCAACTGGTGGCATGCGTGCCGCAGAGCGGCAACGGCGGCGCGGCCACGGTCTTCGTCGCTGAAGGCGATGCGCTGGTGCTGCCTGCGCTAAATCCGGCGGAGGGCGATGTATTGCGCGCCTGCCTGTGCCCGCTGGCCACCGGCGGCGCCACGCTGTGGCTGCTGGTAAGCCCGTTGGCAGCCGATCGCAACAGCGTGCTGCGCCTCGCAGAAACCGTGCGCGCCGCGTTGGAGGCCCCGGCCGCGGACGATGCCGAACTCCCGCTGCAATACGCCCAGTACGCCGACTGGCAGCAGGGCGCGCGCCTGGGTGAGGACGGCACCGGCAACGCCGGCCGCGATTACTGGCAGGCGCAGGCGGCCGGCCTGCCCACGCCGCTGCGCATGCCCGACGCGCTCGCTGCGGCTTCCGCCCCCGCCACCGCCACGCCAGCCGACAGCTGGCGCCACACGTTACACGCGGCCCATCGCCATGCGCTGGCCGTTGCCGCGCGCGAGCTCGGCGCCACGCCCGAGCGCGTGCTGCAGGCCGCGTGGTGGACCCTGCTGGCGCGCCTGTGCGCGCAGCCGGCATTCAGTGCCACGTGGCTGCACGACTGCCGCCGCGACTACGACGTGATGGCCGGCGCCGCCGGCGTATTCGTCAAGGCGCTGCCGCTTCGGGTGCAATGGGAAGACGAAACCAGCCTGCGCAGCCACTGGCAGGCGTGGCTGCCGACGCTGGACGGCCACGCCGCGTGGCAGGAAGCGTGGCTGCCCGGCGACGCAGGTCCCCGTATCGGGTTTGCGGTAGCGCCGCTACCGGCCGACGGGATTGCGCTGGCCAGCCCGGCCTGGCCCGGTTTCGACCTGGTATGCGAGGCTCTGGACGACGGGCAGGGCATGGCCGCGCTGGCCCTGCACGCGCACGCTGGCGCGCTCCATCCGCGCGTGGCGCCGTGGCTGCTGTCGCACCTCGCCGCGCTGATCGGCACGTTGCCGGCCGCACTGGACGCGTCGCTGCCGTCGCTGTGGTGGCCCGCCGACGATACCTTGCGCGTGCCGCAGTGCTGGACCAGCGAGAAGCCGGCAAACGCGGGCGATTCGCTGCTGGATCGCATCGCGATGCACGCGCACCGCACACCGACGGCGCCTGCGCTGGATGCCGCCGACCTGGTGCTCGACTTCGCGGGGCTGCAGCGTACCGTGCACGCCGCCGCGCAACGGCTGCGCGCGCTTGGCGTGGGCCCCGGCACGCGTGTGGCGCTGGCATTGCCGCGCAGCGGCGGTCTGGTTGCCAGCCTGCTGGCGGTATGGGCCGCGGGCGGCGCCTATGTGCCGCTCGACCCGGCCTGGCCGCAGGCGCGGCGCCGCAGCGTGCTGGCGCAGGCCGCGCCGGTGGTGACGATCGCGCAACAGGCTTCGCCGGACGACGACTCTCTCGTCAGTGCCGATGCATTGCTGGCGACGGTGGCCGCGGCGGAGGATGCAGTGACCGTCACGCCCGATGCTGCCGCCTACGTGCTGTTTACCTCCGGCTCCACCGGGGAACCCAAGGGCGTGGTGATCGGCCACGCGCAGATCAGCCATTACACCGCGGCGGTTTGCGACGCGCTGTCGTTGTCGTCGTGCCAGCGCTTCGGACTGACCTCGTCCGTGGCCGCCGACCTCGGCAACACCACGCTGTTCGCCGCGCTGTGGCAGGGCGGCTGCCTGGTCGTGGCCAGCGATGACGATATGGCCCATCCCGCGGCCTTTGCGCGCTACCTGCGCGGCCGCGCGGTGGATGCCATCAAGATCGTGCCGTCGCACCTGGCGGCGCTGCTGGAAACGGAGTCGCCCGCGGTGCCGTCAACCGTCATCCTGGGCGGCGAGCCGTTGCCGGCCAGTCTGGTCGACACGTTGCGCAGCCATGCGCCGGCGTGCCGCATCTTTAACCACTATGGCCCGACCGAAACCACCGTCGGCGTCATGGTCCATGCACTGGGCGCGGATGTGCCGGCGTGGCCCGCCGGCATGGCACCGCTGAGCCGGGCGCTGGGTGCGACCCGTGTGCGCGTGCTGGACGACGCGTTGCGGCCGGTGCCGGCCGGCGTGGCCGGGCAGCTCTACGTCGGCGGCCCGCAGCTCGCGCACGGCTACCTTGGCCGTGCGGACCTGGATGCCGCGGCCTTTGTCGACGATCCCTTCGTTGCCGGAGAGCGCCTGTACCGCACCGGCGATCTCGCGCGCGCCACGCCCGCCGGCCTGCAACTGCTCGGCCGTGCCGACCAGCAGGTCAAGATCCGCGGCATCCGCGTCGAGCCCGCCGAAGTCGAAGCCGCGCTGCTGGCCCAGCCAGCGGTTGCGCAGGCCGCCGTGAGCGCGGTGGCGGGGCCCGCTGGCGAGGCCGTACTGTGTGCCTTCCTCGTGCCTGCGGCAGGCTGCACCATCGACGCCGCCGCGCTGCGCCATACGCTTGCCGCGATGCTGCCCGATGCGATGGTGCCGGCGCGCTTCGTCCCGCTGCCTGCATTGCCGCGCCTGCCCAACGGCAAGACCGACCGCGTCGCGCTGCGCGAACTGGTTCCTGCCGACAGGGCGCCAGCCCCGGCCGCAGCGCCCGCGGCCGATGCGGTGGAAGCCCTGGTGTGCGCGCTGATGGCCGAGCTGCTCGAACAGAGCCAGGTCGACGCCCACGCCGACTTCTTTGCCCTCGGCGGCCATTCGCTGCTGGTGATCAAGCTGGTGGCGCGGCTGCGCCGCCGGCTGCAGGTGGAGATCGCGCCGGGCGTGGTGTTCGACCATCCGACCGCGCATGCGCTGGCCGCTGCCGTCAGGCAGGAAGCCGCGGACAGTGACCTCGACGCGCTGGCGCACACGGCCCTGGCCGCCGTGCCGCAAGCGCCGGCCGCGGTGCCGGCTGCGGTGCCGGCTGCGGCGCCGGTGTAA